In one Mesotoga infera genomic region, the following are encoded:
- a CDS encoding MBL fold metallo-hydrolase yields MKITVLCNDKAIEGFECEHGVSFFVELNGKSYLFDTGSTDVAVRNAGKLGINLSRIEFIVISHGHYDHLGGLASVLQETGPKKVLVGEGGFERKFSETTLTSPEDGRTEYENLGAIIETVGTSKEIADGIYVMTAAPLVTKERPGEKHVKIAEGIKNRDLFNDELSLSVVENGNVTVITGCSHRGIGNIVKQASRFGKVKNVVGGLHLLHKTEEELEEIFEYLLSFDIDNFHIGHCTGDKVVKKIAERFPAEVVELMAGDSFEFHD; encoded by the coding sequence ATGAAGATAACTGTTCTATGCAATGACAAGGCCATTGAAGGCTTTGAATGCGAACACGGTGTGTCTTTCTTCGTTGAATTGAACGGCAAGAGCTACCTGTTTGACACGGGATCTACTGATGTCGCAGTTAGGAACGCCGGAAAGCTAGGAATAAATCTCTCCAGAATTGAATTTATAGTGATCAGTCATGGTCACTATGATCACCTTGGTGGGCTGGCGAGTGTGCTTCAGGAGACTGGGCCAAAGAAAGTTCTGGTGGGTGAAGGAGGCTTTGAGAGGAAGTTCAGCGAGACAACGCTTACGAGCCCTGAAGATGGGAGAACCGAATATGAAAACCTCGGAGCAATTATTGAAACGGTGGGGACTTCAAAGGAAATTGCTGATGGAATCTATGTAATGACTGCAGCGCCTCTTGTTACTAAAGAAAGACCTGGGGAAAAGCACGTGAAGATTGCTGAAGGGATCAAGAATAGAGATCTCTTCAACGATGAGCTCTCTCTCTCAGTAGTCGAGAATGGCAACGTGACAGTAATCACCGGCTGCTCACATAGAGGAATTGGTAACATAGTAAAGCAGGCCTCGAGATTTGGGAAAGTGAAGAATGTGGTTGGGGGTTTGCATTTACTGCACAAGACTGAAGAGGAACTCGAAGAGATCTTTGAATATCTATTGAGCTTTGATATCGATAATTTCCATATTGGTCACTGCACAGGCGATAAGGTAGTGA